Proteins encoded by one window of Rhodobacteraceae bacterium IMCC1335:
- a CDS encoding ROK family protein, which translates to MANNLNLGYNSRRIMASIRASGSQSRADLARSLGVNPATVTRLTTAMVGDGLLTEKVDPRRQGLKGYPAKILKIEPTGLYSAGVYLDPDRIRTCVINAAGEIMANDELALPDRSFQSVMSAAAKSVKEQINDLGLDQNRVAGCGVSYPGQYTEDSLRVQRIPQFKDWPNVSIEQDLLKPYFGMPVKHANDAKTACLAELYHGVCTDVEDFCYIWLSYGIGGGAVIGGNLYLGRVKGAGEWGGLFPKSNSRPSGQDLFDTLKEACVPIGKLNDIGLEHLKMPIVHSWRERAAKQIQWLCLVIARTFDPKTIVIGGTLHPQILDGLVAHMVQVSLLGDDYQHSIPNIVRASRDDLPELGAAALPIHDVTNPTAYAGKANKGW; encoded by the coding sequence ATGGCAAACAATTTAAATTTAGGATATAATTCTAGACGTATTATGGCGTCTATTCGCGCATCAGGCTCCCAATCGCGGGCTGATCTCGCTCGCAGTCTTGGCGTAAATCCAGCGACAGTGACGAGGTTGACTACCGCAATGGTGGGTGATGGACTCCTTACCGAGAAGGTTGACCCAAGACGCCAAGGACTTAAGGGCTATCCTGCAAAAATTCTCAAGATAGAACCTACAGGCTTGTACTCAGCTGGCGTCTACTTGGATCCTGATCGGATCCGGACGTGTGTTATCAATGCAGCAGGGGAAATAATGGCGAATGATGAACTTGCGCTGCCTGATCGGTCTTTTCAATCAGTCATGTCAGCAGCAGCAAAAAGCGTCAAAGAACAAATCAACGATCTTGGACTTGACCAAAACCGTGTTGCAGGTTGCGGAGTAAGCTATCCCGGCCAATACACAGAAGACTCTTTAAGAGTTCAACGTATCCCGCAATTTAAAGATTGGCCTAATGTCAGCATTGAACAAGATCTCCTCAAACCCTATTTCGGAATGCCGGTCAAACACGCGAACGACGCTAAAACGGCCTGCCTAGCGGAACTCTATCATGGTGTTTGCACTGATGTTGAAGACTTTTGCTACATCTGGCTCTCATATGGTATTGGTGGCGGCGCCGTCATTGGTGGAAACCTGTACCTGGGGCGCGTAAAGGGCGCAGGAGAATGGGGCGGCCTCTTTCCAAAATCCAACTCTCGCCCATCTGGTCAAGATTTGTTTGATACTCTGAAAGAGGCCTGTGTGCCGATTGGCAAGCTGAACGATATCGGACTGGAACATCTAAAAATGCCAATCGTTCATTCTTGGCGCGAGCGCGCCGCAAAGCAGATCCAATGGCTGTGCCTTGTTATTGCGAGAACATTTGATCCCAAAACCATAGTAATCGGTGGAACGCTTCATCCACAAATTCTGGATGGGCTTGTTGCACATATGGTACAGGTGAGTTTACTTGGTGACGACTATCAACACTCCATTCCAAATATAGTCCGTGCATCAAGGGATGACTTGCCAGAGCTTGGCGCTGCCGCGTTGCCCATACATGATGTCACCAATCCAACAGCATATGCAGGAAAAGCAAACAAGGGATGGTAA
- a CDS encoding IS110 family transposase: MQNMMIGVDLAKNVFQVHGASQTGEVLYRKKLSRKQFSAFMALQEPSLVIFEACGSAHYWAREMEALDHEVRLIAPQYVRPFVKRQKNDAADAEAIVIAARQPEMRFVEPKTIEQQSRAAVFRGRERLVHQRTADVNALRALLYEHGHVFPAGIRHLNRMTALIEDEISGLPMLIREECKDLLAQIAEKTARIIERTAKLKTLAAQSDKARRLQTMPGVGPLTAVAVEAFGPDMAQFKTGRDFAAWLGLVPKQHSSGGKERLGRMTKAGQADIRRLLIIGAMSRLTWLGRRTIPAGSWLSRMLARKPKMLVAIALANKMARQIWAMLTKNENYRDPALAVVA, translated from the coding sequence ATGCAGAATATGATGATTGGGGTCGATCTGGCAAAGAATGTTTTCCAGGTTCACGGAGCTTCGCAAACAGGCGAAGTGCTCTACCGAAAGAAACTGAGCCGAAAGCAATTCAGTGCGTTTATGGCGCTGCAAGAGCCAAGCTTGGTCATCTTTGAAGCCTGTGGGAGCGCTCACTATTGGGCGCGTGAAATGGAAGCGCTTGACCACGAGGTGAGGCTGATCGCACCGCAATATGTACGCCCGTTTGTGAAGCGCCAGAAAAATGATGCGGCCGACGCCGAGGCGATCGTGATCGCGGCACGCCAGCCCGAGATGCGTTTTGTTGAACCCAAGACCATCGAGCAGCAATCTCGCGCAGCGGTGTTCCGCGGCCGGGAACGCCTGGTGCATCAGCGGACCGCTGATGTGAACGCGCTGCGCGCACTTTTGTATGAGCACGGCCATGTTTTTCCTGCTGGGATACGTCACCTCAATCGCATGACAGCGCTTATTGAGGACGAGATCTCTGGCCTGCCAATGCTCATTCGAGAGGAGTGCAAGGACCTACTGGCGCAGATTGCAGAGAAAACAGCACGTATCATCGAGCGTACCGCGAAACTGAAAACATTAGCCGCGCAGTCAGACAAGGCGCGCCGGCTTCAGACCATGCCTGGTGTTGGACCGCTCACGGCCGTCGCGGTGGAAGCGTTCGGCCCCGACATGGCGCAGTTCAAAACCGGTCGTGACTTTGCAGCTTGGCTGGGGCTCGTCCCCAAGCAGCATTCCTCTGGCGGCAAGGAGCGTTTAGGGCGGATGACCAAGGCAGGCCAGGCAGATATCCGACGCCTTCTGATCATTGGGGCAATGTCGCGATTGACCTGGCTTGGACGACGAACGATTCCGGCAGGCAGCTGGCTGTCGCGGATGTTGGCACGCAAGCCCAAAATGCTGGTCGCCATAGCGTTGGCCAACAAGATGGCCCGACAGATCTGGGCGATGCTGACGAAGAACGAGAATTACAGGGATCCGGCGCTGGCAGTTGTGGCATGA
- a CDS encoding peptide ABC transporter ATP-binding protein, producing the protein MYLGQIVEIARASDLLENPLHPYTQALLSEVPTLDQTLSEEHALEGELPSPLSPPSGCRFHPRCPIAMEECRSLAPRLESQGSGHRVSCLAIWKEI; encoded by the coding sequence ATGTATCTTGGGCAGATTGTAGAAATTGCGCGAGCCTCTGATCTTTTGGAAAACCCCCTACACCCCTATACACAGGCTTTGCTAAGCGAAGTTCCCACACTGGACCAAACCTTGTCCGAGGAACATGCACTAGAAGGAGAATTGCCTTCGCCCTTGTCGCCCCCGTCAGGCTGTAGGTTCCATCCTAGATGCCCCATCGCTATGGAAGAATGCCGGTCACTGGCACCGCGACTGGAGTCCCAGGGATCAGGTCATCGGGTCAGCTGCCTCGCTATCTGGAAGGAAATTTGA
- a CDS encoding integrase, translated as MSKNKVTHLKKLQSGLAIYKTGNSQYWFARILIPKTKKYVRKSTKEKSRITAEEVAYEILLDFKTNQGKYTRHNSLTSFKNYAAKLSEHQKSMVGQERSERFLIDDLKLIERPVDGLNAFFGSKEVTEITTPLMRDYFSLLDQNREKPLAATTKNKHGVVIRKVLKFAAEAGVILSIPLIPKFSIKDNPRVTFTEAEYKKFVRGIKSAAERGDVIRGNRLMLEFYYFSLLIVHSYLRPIKTEAFGLKHHDIEIKDNPPHIQLDVDGKTGKRLSASTEYGVEFYQKLKACNPDYNSPEDYIFLPKMKNRETATRIGQRFFNHVVEKENLKFDKDGNPRSFYSLRHYALQTRLRKSGGAINIYEFAKNAGTSVNQLERFYLKFMERSPAQIKNLQTFASE; from the coding sequence ATGTCGAAGAACAAAGTTACACATCTGAAGAAATTACAGTCCGGTTTAGCGATCTATAAAACTGGTAATTCACAGTACTGGTTTGCACGGATTTTAATTCCCAAAACAAAGAAATATGTGCGGAAATCTACCAAAGAAAAATCGAGAATTACTGCGGAAGAAGTTGCATATGAAATCCTTTTAGATTTCAAAACTAATCAAGGTAAATACACCCGCCATAATTCGCTCACATCATTTAAAAATTATGCCGCCAAATTATCTGAGCACCAGAAATCAATGGTAGGGCAGGAGCGTAGTGAACGTTTCTTGATAGATGATCTTAAACTTATTGAGCGACCCGTTGATGGTTTAAATGCATTCTTTGGCAGCAAAGAAGTAACCGAAATAACAACGCCCCTAATGCGAGATTATTTTAGTCTTCTGGATCAAAATAGAGAGAAACCGCTTGCTGCAACCACTAAGAACAAACACGGTGTGGTCATTAGAAAAGTATTAAAGTTTGCAGCAGAAGCAGGCGTCATCCTGAGCATCCCTTTAATTCCGAAGTTCTCCATCAAAGACAATCCAAGGGTCACATTCACAGAGGCAGAATATAAAAAATTTGTGCGGGGCATTAAAAGTGCAGCGGAAAGAGGCGATGTCATTAGGGGTAATCGCTTGATGCTTGAATTTTATTATTTCTCTCTTTTGATTGTTCATTCTTATCTTCGTCCAATTAAGACAGAAGCATTTGGTCTGAAACACCACGACATTGAGATCAAAGACAACCCACCACATATTCAACTTGATGTCGATGGAAAGACCGGCAAGCGATTGAGTGCGTCCACAGAATATGGTGTGGAGTTTTACCAGAAATTAAAAGCATGCAATCCCGACTACAATTCTCCAGAGGATTACATCTTTTTGCCAAAGATGAAGAATAGAGAGACTGCGACCAGAATTGGACAGAGGTTTTTCAATCATGTGGTTGAGAAGGAAAATCTCAAGTTTGATAAGGATGGAAACCCACGCTCATTCTACTCACTGAGGCATTATGCACTCCAGACACGCTTGAGAAAGAGTGGGGGTGCAATCAACATCTATGAGTTTGCAAAGAACGCAGGAACCTCCGTAAATCAACTCGAAAGGTTCTATCTAAAGTTCATGGAGAGAAGTCCTGCACAGATTAAAAACCTGCAAACATTCGCGTCTGAGTAA
- a CDS encoding EamA family transporter, with amino-acid sequence MKNNNLGGVRYLVFNEVFMLLHILIVKIIVGDFPAIQIVFIRCLASSIILLPLFITQKRLSEMNQDLGLNALRVGFTTLAITINFFTISQIQLAQVSTIGYLRPAVVSVIAWCFLGEQQSWYRWGVIAAGFAAIWLIFSPESSFLQLVALLAVAGMFCGSAATILQKHLSKTMRDLPLMGCYSIGVAITSCPFALYFWKPPSVEAWILMIMTGLLATSAQLFFIRAFRNSEASFLAPMFYFHIIPVTAIGYFFFDELPSKNTVICALCILASLIGMAVLEKRRSTSMALISGSSNITLGFLRKSTE; translated from the coding sequence ATGAAAAACAATAATCTTGGCGGAGTGCGGTATCTCGTTTTTAACGAGGTATTCATGCTCCTCCACATCCTGATTGTCAAAATTATCGTGGGTGATTTTCCAGCAATTCAGATCGTGTTTATCCGTTGCCTTGCCAGCAGCATCATTCTGCTGCCCCTATTTATCACGCAAAAACGGCTATCCGAAATGAACCAAGATTTAGGGCTGAATGCGCTGCGCGTGGGATTCACCACCTTGGCAATTACGATCAACTTTTTCACGATTTCACAAATCCAATTGGCACAGGTCAGTACCATCGGATACCTGCGCCCGGCAGTGGTATCTGTAATTGCATGGTGTTTCCTTGGCGAACAGCAAAGCTGGTATCGCTGGGGGGTGATTGCGGCAGGTTTCGCCGCCATTTGGCTAATATTCAGTCCCGAAAGCAGCTTTCTGCAACTGGTGGCATTGCTGGCGGTTGCGGGAATGTTTTGCGGTAGCGCCGCGACTATCTTGCAAAAACATTTATCAAAAACGATGCGCGACTTGCCGCTGATGGGCTGTTATTCAATCGGCGTCGCCATCACATCATGCCCATTTGCGCTGTATTTTTGGAAACCCCCAAGCGTCGAAGCCTGGATATTGATGATTATGACCGGGCTATTAGCAACCAGCGCCCAGCTATTTTTCATCCGCGCATTTCGTAATTCCGAAGCATCATTTCTGGCCCCGATGTTTTACTTTCACATCATTCCCGTCACCGCCATCGGCTATTTCTTTTTCGATGAATTGCCAAGCAAAAACACGGTCATCTGCGCATTATGTATTCTTGCAAGCCTGATCGGCATGGCCGTGTTGGAAAAACGGCGCTCCACATCAATGGCTTTGATTTCAGGATCTTCCAATATCACTTTGGGTTTTCTCAGAAAATCCACTGAGTAA
- a CDS encoding PIG-L family deacetylase — translation MKKSYIINQETRNPIRELYSWLKSLQSTLCFMQTGAHPDDETTRLLAALSLGQGAHIVYVNAVRGQGGQNALGPERGDALGYLRTEELIAAMALIRADLAWLAETDDDPIRDFGFSKSDKQTFGYWGEAHSLRQMIKIVRMFKPDILLPTFLDVPGQHGHHRAVTQVTLSAFDLAADDSVYPDLNLGSWQTNALYLPAWGGGGGSYDDEVPPPNATHQVDTGEFDAVYGGTYAQIGEWSRASHATQGMGRLLDEENWPVQLHQLKTASNTPFADKLTENLPTTLAEMAEFCSGEPGKKAALKASELAAEALAAFPDIASVIPALCELQTCLDVMEGEVTQPHRHRIQLKKTQSAMAMSEACQMQISFGVTPEIPVIGAAATARISWHQAEKAGLKINNASWQDPLGAIDASGFVADTEDGKRRSLSSEFSFTGDTPTPVMTGWHGVSVRPSTLHAQVEFTVRGTKFQRTLMPDQPLGSTPPLTAAINPAKQLVILNKPENLSLQLAVMQDAAAGVSLTTDEITLNAAPNFADALIVNTANTLQKGASFTFDVALADNLRQGRYSLAAQAGGVPLLSSQTLAYPHIRTQTLFQPCKTDIVAVDTASLHGIRVGWIDGGVDRAWFWTEQLGASVTQLDDDALLSGNLDGFDVIVSGVFAGGTRPINQAMDRLKGWMQAGGRYVSQYHRPQDNWISGQSAPYDLMPGSPSIRWRVTDADAPVKILVPDHELMAGPNQITLADFDGWEKERGLYFASEWGDEYTPILAMSDAGEDPLYGSLAHAPVGDGSHVHCALNLFYQMDQLVPGAFRIFTNLLQVARH, via the coding sequence GTGAAAAAGTCCTATATCATTAATCAAGAAACGCGCAACCCGATCCGTGAGCTATATAGCTGGCTGAAATCTCTGCAATCTACATTGTGCTTTATGCAGACCGGTGCCCACCCCGATGACGAAACCACGCGGTTGCTGGCTGCGCTTTCACTGGGGCAAGGCGCTCATATTGTCTATGTGAATGCGGTGCGCGGCCAAGGCGGGCAGAATGCTTTGGGCCCGGAACGCGGCGATGCGCTGGGCTATCTTCGCACTGAAGAGCTGATCGCAGCGATGGCGTTGATCCGCGCTGATCTTGCATGGTTAGCCGAAACTGACGATGACCCAATCAGGGATTTTGGCTTTTCAAAATCCGACAAGCAGACTTTCGGTTATTGGGGCGAGGCACATTCGCTGCGCCAAATGATCAAGATTGTCAGAATGTTCAAGCCGGATATTCTGCTCCCGACATTTCTGGACGTTCCAGGCCAGCACGGACATCACCGAGCCGTGACCCAAGTGACCCTTTCTGCGTTCGATTTAGCCGCCGACGACAGCGTTTACCCTGACCTGAATTTGGGAAGCTGGCAGACCAATGCGCTGTATCTTCCAGCATGGGGCGGCGGCGGCGGATCCTATGATGATGAAGTCCCCCCACCCAACGCAACGCACCAAGTTGATACCGGCGAATTTGATGCAGTTTACGGCGGCACATACGCACAAATCGGCGAATGGTCACGGGCCAGTCACGCCACCCAAGGCATGGGACGCCTGCTGGACGAAGAAAACTGGCCAGTGCAATTGCACCAGCTAAAGACCGCATCAAACACCCCGTTTGCGGATAAGTTGACTGAAAATCTACCAACAACGCTGGCAGAGATGGCTGAATTTTGTAGCGGAGAGCCTGGCAAAAAGGCGGCCCTAAAGGCATCCGAATTGGCAGCAGAGGCACTGGCGGCGTTTCCAGATATCGCCAGCGTCATCCCGGCTTTGTGTGAATTGCAGACCTGTCTTGATGTGATGGAGGGCGAAGTTACCCAACCTCATCGCCACCGCATCCAGTTGAAAAAGACACAAAGCGCGATGGCCATGAGCGAAGCCTGCCAGATGCAGATATCCTTTGGTGTGACCCCTGAAATACCGGTAATTGGCGCCGCCGCAACTGCGCGTATCAGTTGGCATCAGGCCGAAAAGGCCGGTCTGAAAATAAATAATGCCAGTTGGCAGGATCCGCTAGGAGCCATTGATGCGTCTGGTTTTGTTGCTGATACGGAGGATGGCAAACGCCGGAGCCTTTCCTCTGAATTCAGCTTTACTGGCGACACACCGACACCTGTGATGACGGGTTGGCACGGCGTTTCGGTGCGGCCATCAACGCTGCACGCGCAAGTGGAATTCACCGTGCGCGGAACAAAGTTCCAGCGTACATTAATGCCAGATCAACCGCTTGGCAGTACGCCGCCCCTGACCGCTGCGATTAATCCGGCCAAGCAATTGGTCATTCTGAACAAGCCTGAAAACCTGTCGCTGCAACTGGCGGTTATGCAAGATGCCGCCGCGGGGGTTTCTCTTACCACAGACGAAATTACCCTGAACGCAGCACCAAATTTTGCCGATGCTTTAATAGTGAATACTGCCAACACTTTGCAAAAAGGCGCCTCTTTCACCTTTGATGTGGCACTGGCTGATAATCTGCGCCAAGGCCGCTACAGTCTGGCTGCGCAGGCTGGCGGTGTGCCTTTGCTATCATCCCAGACCCTTGCCTATCCGCATATCCGCACACAAACTCTTTTTCAGCCCTGCAAGACCGACATTGTTGCCGTCGATACTGCCTCTCTTCACGGCATTCGGGTTGGCTGGATTGATGGCGGCGTTGACCGCGCGTGGTTCTGGACCGAACAGTTGGGTGCAAGCGTGACTCAGCTGGATGATGACGCCCTTTTATCAGGTAATCTAGATGGATTTGACGTCATTGTTAGTGGTGTTTTTGCTGGCGGTACACGCCCCATTAATCAGGCTATGGACCGCCTTAAAGGATGGATGCAGGCAGGCGGGCGTTATGTCAGCCAGTATCACCGTCCGCAGGATAACTGGATTTCGGGGCAAAGTGCGCCTTATGATCTGATGCCGGGCAGCCCTTCTATCAGATGGCGGGTGACGGACGCCGACGCGCCAGTAAAAATTCTGGTGCCGGACCATGAGTTAATGGCCGGGCCTAACCAGATCACTTTGGCAGATTTCGACGGTTGGGAAAAGGAACGCGGCCTCTATTTCGCATCCGAATGGGGGGATGAATACACCCCAATTTTGGCGATGTCCGACGCTGGTGAAGACCCGCTATATGGCAGCCTTGCCCATGCACCCGTAGGCGATGGTTCGCACGTCCACTGTGCCTTGAACCTGTTTTATCAGATGGACCAGCTTGTACCCGGAGCGTTTCGCATTTTCACCAATCTGTTACAAGTCGCCCGACATTAA
- a CDS encoding GntR family transcriptional regulator: MTTEPRYAVLYGALNQRISDGEFAVGDYLPSEDTLAKSYRVSRPTVRRALEQLERIGLIDRRRGDGTRLLSLKPTPNLQYTTRPADDLLYGRGAERVVRRISMMSANAPLAAKLDNQPGKEWMHIQQHRCDKDTGKIVVWGNVYVDSKYRDIADEIGTYDGFICDLIEERHGVTISDIHQELIPLIIPDEIAEEMGLPKGALGLEMIRRYRNSAKKAIEVSINIFSADRTNYQFTLKRTRKVSDA, translated from the coding sequence ATGACTACAGAACCCAGATACGCCGTTTTATATGGCGCTTTAAATCAGCGGATCTCCGACGGGGAGTTCGCGGTCGGGGATTATCTGCCGTCCGAGGACACCCTTGCAAAGTCTTATAGGGTTAGCCGTCCAACGGTGCGCCGGGCGTTGGAGCAGCTCGAGAGAATCGGCCTTATTGACCGGCGGCGCGGTGATGGCACGAGGTTATTATCGTTAAAACCCACCCCAAATCTTCAATACACCACCCGTCCGGCAGATGATTTGCTGTATGGGCGCGGCGCCGAAAGGGTCGTTCGCAGGATAAGCATGATGAGCGCCAATGCGCCACTGGCCGCCAAACTGGACAACCAGCCTGGCAAGGAATGGATGCACATCCAGCAGCACCGTTGCGACAAGGACACCGGCAAGATTGTTGTCTGGGGCAATGTCTATGTGGACAGCAAATATCGTGACATCGCCGATGAGATTGGCACCTATGACGGGTTTATCTGTGACCTGATCGAAGAGCGGCACGGCGTTACGATCTCCGACATTCATCAAGAACTTATCCCGCTTATTATTCCAGACGAGATTGCCGAGGAAATGGGATTGCCCAAGGGCGCGCTGGGGCTGGAGATGATCCGGCGCTATCGCAATTCAGCCAAAAAAGCGATCGAGGTTTCCATCAATATTTTTTCCGCTGACCGCACCAATTATCAATTCACCCTCAAGCGAACCAGAAAAGTGAGTGACGCGTGA
- a CDS encoding extracellular solute-binding protein gives MKKLFKSALAATIAGTAFLWAGMASAVEIEYWQYTYQSRVDAIDKLIANFEAANPDITVKQTHFPYADYRKKVAIAVSAGDGPDVVQLFYGWLNDYRDSGLIQPLDKSVFSHSEIEKNFFPMVSSMESDGEYWGLPTAVRSLALFYNTDLLAEAGLSGPPKTLDEMVEYAAKLTKKDADGNYLNIGYAIDTDGQDHHWWREVLTRLYGGQPYSDDGTKVAYNSDAGAKALAFLTDMETTHKVGSNGFMNRGQDAFKAGNAGMIIDGSFRISSFEQQDGLNFAIAELPGHNGARYNFSSYWVNGISSKAKGEKLAAANKFMQYLTSDEAMQVWLDIVGELPAKPSVALVDANTSHPMYGPFIRGLSYATATNFISEKPQRQALIDAYDMVVLKGMTPAEALAEVAEDEQEVLDEFYDN, from the coding sequence ATGAAAAAGTTGTTTAAGTCAGCGCTTGCCGCAACAATTGCCGGTACAGCGTTTCTGTGGGCCGGTATGGCGTCGGCAGTTGAAATCGAATACTGGCAGTACACATACCAAAGCCGCGTGGATGCGATTGACAAGCTGATTGCGAATTTTGAAGCGGCCAACCCGGATATCACCGTCAAGCAGACACATTTCCCATATGCTGATTACCGCAAGAAAGTGGCGATTGCTGTATCTGCGGGCGACGGTCCAGATGTCGTGCAGTTGTTTTATGGATGGTTGAACGATTACCGTGATTCAGGGCTGATTCAGCCGCTAGACAAGTCGGTTTTCTCTCATTCAGAGATTGAAAAGAACTTCTTCCCGATGGTTTCGTCAATGGAATCTGATGGCGAATATTGGGGATTGCCCACGGCTGTGCGATCGCTGGCACTGTTCTACAACACAGATTTGCTTGCAGAAGCCGGTCTTTCAGGTCCGCCAAAAACATTGGACGAGATGGTTGAATATGCAGCAAAGCTGACCAAAAAAGATGCTGATGGCAACTATCTGAATATTGGCTATGCGATTGATACGGACGGGCAGGATCACCATTGGTGGCGTGAAGTTCTGACACGCCTTTACGGCGGTCAGCCTTATTCTGATGATGGCACAAAAGTCGCCTATAATTCAGATGCAGGTGCAAAAGCGCTGGCCTTTCTTACGGACATGGAAACAACGCATAAAGTTGGTTCAAACGGCTTTATGAATCGCGGTCAGGACGCCTTCAAAGCCGGCAATGCCGGCATGATTATTGACGGATCCTTCCGTATTTCCAGCTTCGAACAGCAGGACGGGCTGAACTTTGCGATTGCAGAATTGCCGGGTCATAACGGGGCGCGCTACAACTTTTCCTCCTACTGGGTCAACGGCATTAGCTCCAAGGCCAAAGGCGAGAAACTGGCTGCTGCTAACAAGTTCATGCAGTACCTGACCTCTGACGAGGCGATGCAGGTCTGGCTGGACATAGTCGGCGAATTGCCAGCCAAGCCGTCGGTTGCACTGGTTGATGCGAACACATCACACCCGATGTATGGGCCGTTCATTCGTGGACTTTCCTATGCGACTGCAACCAACTTTATTTCAGAAAAGCCACAGCGTCAGGCGCTTATCGATGCCTATGACATGGTGGTTCTGAAAGGCATGACACCAGCAGAAGCCCTTGCAGAAGTTGCCGAAGACGAGCAGGAAGTGCTTGATGAATTCTACGATAACTAA
- a CDS encoding ABC transporter permease subunit, with the protein MFLAFWNRLTINQKLAVTAWLFLLVPIVFYTTIRFYPTFEAFYVSTLKWNLLGAKKFIGLRNYEKILGDEDFWLVLWNTVKYAAIGVPISLVVAFFISYWLNEITFGHDWIRALYFIPFLTTSVAMAWVWRWFYQPMPIGYFNIMLSWVGIPQQPFLKSIEQALYAIMAPAVWAGLGFQIVIFIAGIRAIPKSYFEAAEIDGASRWQILREITLPSLKPTVIFLTIVSTIGFLRIFDQVYTMSADGAGGPLNATKPLVLMIYEYAFDEFKLGYASALTVILFLILLTVSGLQLWLMRKK; encoded by the coding sequence ATGTTTTTGGCATTCTGGAATAGGCTGACGATCAATCAGAAACTGGCTGTCACTGCATGGCTATTTTTGTTGGTTCCGATTGTGTTTTATACGACGATCAGGTTCTATCCGACCTTTGAGGCATTTTATGTATCGACCCTGAAATGGAACTTGCTGGGCGCCAAAAAATTCATTGGTCTTCGCAACTACGAGAAGATTTTGGGCGATGAGGATTTCTGGCTGGTTCTGTGGAATACCGTTAAATACGCGGCTATCGGCGTTCCCATCAGTCTGGTTGTGGCGTTTTTCATTTCCTACTGGCTGAACGAAATTACCTTCGGACATGACTGGATCAGGGCGCTGTATTTCATTCCGTTTTTGACCACTTCGGTGGCAATGGCGTGGGTATGGCGATGGTTTTATCAACCGATGCCGATTGGGTATTTCAACATCATGCTGTCATGGGTGGGCATCCCGCAGCAGCCGTTTCTAAAATCGATTGAACAAGCGCTGTACGCGATTATGGCCCCGGCTGTCTGGGCTGGTCTTGGCTTTCAGATCGTGATTTTCATTGCTGGTATCCGGGCCATTCCGAAAAGTTATTTTGAGGCGGCGGAGATTGATGGGGCCAGCCGTTGGCAAATCCTGCGTGAAATAACCCTTCCATCGCTCAAGCCAACGGTGATTTTCCTGACGATTGTTTCGACGATCGGATTTTTACGGATTTTCGATCAGGTCTACACCATGAGTGCGGATGGCGCCGGCGGTCCGTTGAACGCTACCAAGCCGCTTGTGCTGATGATTTATGAATATGCATTTGATGAATTCAAGCTTGGGTATGCGTCTGCGCTGACCGTAATCCTGTTCCTAATCTTGCTGACAGTAAGCGGATTGCAACTCTGGCTTATGCGGAAAAAATGA
- a CDS encoding ABC transporter permease subunit has protein sequence MTDNTAIIQRLERMRPGRIVLWTLLFLGGIVMITPIVFMASTSFKTGQEIYSLSIIPDQPSLENYIYILNESKFLRWMLNSLWVATFSTVSVLFFDSLVGYTLAKFEFRGRQFVFIAILSTLMIPTEMLIIPWYMMSRTFGWIDTYWGIAFPGLMTGFGTFLMRQFFMNLPDEMIDAARIDGWSEFAIWWRIAMPLVVPALSALAIFHFLGNWTAFIWPLIVSNDPDIYTIPVGLASFNGEFQQDWEIVMTASCLATIPTLLVFLLLQKFIIRGVMLAGLKG, from the coding sequence ATGACTGATAATACGGCTATAATCCAGCGGCTAGAACGCATGAGACCGGGACGTATCGTTCTTTGGACGCTATTGTTTCTTGGCGGAATTGTCATGATAACGCCGATTGTTTTCATGGCCTCTACCTCCTTCAAAACGGGCCAGGAAATCTATTCGCTCAGCATTATCCCGGATCAACCAAGTCTCGAAAACTATATCTACATACTGAATGAATCGAAATTTCTGCGGTGGATGCTGAACTCGCTCTGGGTGGCCACTTTCAGTACGGTATCAGTGCTGTTTTTCGATTCGTTGGTTGGCTATACGCTTGCCAAGTTTGAATTTCGGGGGCGTCAATTCGTCTTCATTGCGATCCTCAGCACGTTGATGATTCCGACCGAAATGCTGATTATTCCGTGGTATATGATGTCCCGCACATTCGGTTGGATTGATACATATTGGGGGATAGCCTTTCCCGGTTTGATGACGGGGTTTGGCACGTTTTTGATGCGGCAATTTTTCATGAATTTGCCCGACGAGATGATTGATGCTGCGCGCATTGATGGCTGGTCCGAATTTGCTATTTGGTGGCGCATAGCCATGCCGTTAGTGGTGCCTGCGTTGTCAGCCTTGGCTATTTTTCATTTTCTGGGGAACTGGACGGCGTTCATTTGGCCGTTGATTGTCAGTAACGATCCTGATATCTACACCATCCCGGTTGGGCTTGCATCTTTCAACGGAGAGTTTCAGCAGGATTGGGAAATCGTAATGACCGCGTCGTGTCTAGCGACAATTCCAACATTGTTGGTGTTTCTGCTTTTACAAAAATTCATCATTCGCGGCGTCATGCTTGCCGGATTAAAAGGGTAG